The Candidatus Desulfofervidus auxilii DNA segment TGAGCCTACTTATTCCTTATTAGGCACAAAAATTGCATAAAAATTTTTCATTATGGAACAAAAACAGTTTTTCACTGAAAAACCAAGGATTTTAATAGTAGATGATGAATTAGGGCCTAGAGAATCTCTGAGGATGATTCTAAAACCATACTATGAGGTTTACACGGCAAAAGACGGTATATCTGCCTTGGAGGCGATTAAAAAAAACCCCATTGACTTAGTTACTCTGGATCTCAGGATGCCGGGTATGCCAGGAGAGGAAGTCCTTAAGCATATAAAAAACTTTGATCCTACTATTGAGGTTATAATCATTACGGGTTATGGAACATTACAGTCTGCAGTAGAGGCCATAAAATACAAAGTATTTGATTACATTCTTAAACCCTTTAATGTGTCAGATATTCTTTCTGTGGTTAAAAAATGTATTGGAAGAAGATATGTAAGTGGCGAGATAAAGAATGTTTTGGAAAAAACGAAAAGAGATACCAAATCTCATTCAGAAATTTATGAACAAATAACTCATTTTTTAAATCAATTAAATGAATCTTGTTATTATTTTTTCAGAAGAGAAAATTATTTAGAATTTGTAAGAGTGCTTGCTACTACGTTAGAAAGTAAAGACCCTTATACCGTAGGTCATTCAGAAAGGGTTTGTCATTACTCTTCATTAATTGCTGAGGGCCTTGGACTTTCTCCTGATGAAAAAGAAAAGCTTCAAATTAGCGCCTATCTCCATGATATAGGAAAGATAGGTATCAGTGACATTTACATTTCCAAAGACGGCCCATTAGATGAAAATGAATGGGCCATTGTGCGAGAACACCCTATAAAAGGGATAAAAATTATAAGTCCACTAGGGCTTTCTTCTGAGGTGATTGAAGGGATTAAATATCATCACGAGAGGTTTGATGGAAAAGGTTACCCTGAAGGATTGTCAGGCAAAAATATACCTCTTTTT contains these protein-coding regions:
- a CDS encoding HD domain-containing phosphohydrolase is translated as MEQKQFFTEKPRILIVDDELGPRESLRMILKPYYEVYTAKDGISALEAIKKNPIDLVTLDLRMPGMPGEEVLKHIKNFDPTIEVIIITGYGTLQSAVEAIKYKVFDYILKPFNVSDILSVVKKCIGRRYVSGEIKNVLEKTKRDTKSHSEIYEQITHFLNQLNESCYYFFRRENYLEFVRVLATTLESKDPYTVGHSERVCHYSSLIAEGLGLSPDEKEKLQISAYLHDIGKIGISDIYISKDGPLDENEWAIVREHPIKGIKIISPLGLSSEVIEGIKYHHERFDGKGYPEGLSGKNIPLFARIIAIADAYDALTIGRPYKSPLSKNEALLEIKKCAGSQFDEELVEVFIEEIKKNDREINQMH